GCTTGTCGATGTGAACGTCCATCCCGCGAAATCTGAAGTACGCTTTCGTGATCCGGGTCTTGTGCGTGGATTGATTGTATCCGCCCTGAAGCACTCTTTGGCGGAGGCCGGGCATCGCGCGTCTTCTACTGTCGCGGACGCCACGCTGGGGGCCATGCTGCCTGAAGCGGTGGGCGCGCGCATCTATCAAATGGACAGACGCCCGGCACCAACCATGTCATCGCCAAGCTTTCAGGAAACGGCGCCGGTCTGGGGACGTGTGGAGAGCACTAAACCCTTGCAGGGGGACAAGGATGATGAAACGCCCGGCTATCCTTTGGGTACGGCGCGGGGACAAGTCCATGAGAATTACATCATCGCGCAGACAGAAAATGGCATGATCATTGTTGACCAGCACGCTGCTCATGAACGTCTGGTATACGAGAAACTGAAAAGACAAATGTCTGAGAATGGTGTGGCGCGTCAGGCCCTGTTGATCCCGGAAATTGTTGAACTTTCAGTCAATGACTGCGCGCGCCTGATAGAGATTGCAGACCAGCTTGAGAAATTTGGTTTAGTCATTGAACCATTCGGAGGCTCCGCCCTTGCAGTGCGTGAAACACCCGCGATATTGGGTCAGGTAGATGCGAAAGCGATCATATCGGATATTCTTGACGAATTGTCCGACCAGAATTGCTCCAACACCTTGCAAGTGCGTATTGAAGCGATCCTCAGCCGTATTGCTTGCCATGGCTCGATACGCTCAGGGCGCTGGATGCGCGCCGAAGAAATGAACGCGCTGTTGCGCGACATGGAGGCAACGCCGCATTCAGGTCAGTGCAACCATGGGCGTCCAACTTATGTGGAACTAAAGCTGAGTGATATAGAAAGACTGTTTGGTCGGACATGATCGAGATTGCAGGACAGGTTTTCGCGTTGGATGATCCGTTGGTCATCGCGGCTGCGGCGGGCGCAAGTGTTGTGCTTCTGTTCTTTGTATTGCTGATCATGGCCGTACGTGCGGCAGGTCAAAGTGCGAAAATGTCGGCGCCGCTCACCCAACAATTAGGTGTCTTAGGGCAGCACGTCCAACAACTTGGCGCAGGTCAGGAACAGTTGCGCGGCGGATTGCAAACCGTTTCGGACACGCAGGCCAACGCGCAAACTCAGGTCATCCAAACGGTCGAAGCGCGACTGGCTACAGTCCAGCAGCAGATGCAGGATCGCCTTGCAGACAATGCACTGCGCTCGGCACGTTCGCTTTCGGAGATGCAGGAACGTATGAAAGAGGCCCTTCATGGGTCCTCCAAGCAAACCACCACTTCTCTGACGCAATTGCAGGAACGCCTGGCTGCTATTGATAAGGCACAAGATAACATCACCAAACTGTCGGGGGATGTTTTGTCGCTGCAGGACATCCTAAGCAACAAACAGACACGCGGGGCATTTGGTGAAATTCAGCTGCACGATATAGTCTCAAAAGCGCTGCCAAAGGACAGCTTTTCGCTGCAGCATACCCTGAGCAATGGTCGGCGAGCGGACTGCTTGATCCATTTGCCGAATCCGCCCGGACCGATTGTGATTGATAGCAAATTCCCGCTGGAGGCCTATGAAGCGCTGCGAGCGGCCGAGACTGATTGGGATCTCAAAGAAGCTATGGCCAAGATGAAGGTCGCAGTGACAAAGCATATCTTGGATATTTCAAACAAATACATCCTCGAGGGTGAAACGGCGGATGGCGCATTGATGTTTCTTCCGTCCGAGGCGGTTTATGCGGAACTGCACGCGAATTTCCCAGATTTGGTGCGTAAAGGCTTTGATGCTCGTGTCTGGATTGTGTCGCCGACAACCTGCATGGCCACGCTCAATACCATGCGTGCAATTCTCAAGGATGCCCGGATGCGAGAACAGGCGGGTGCAATACGTTCTGAGTTGGCCAAGCTCGTGGCAGATGTAGACAGGTTGGGCACCCGTGTCGGTAACCTGGACCGTCATTTTTCCCAAGCTTCCAAGGATATAGAAGAGATCAAGATCAGTTCCGACAAAGCCGGTAAGCGCGCGCACCGGTTGGACAACTTTGATTTCGAGGAATTGTCCGCAGAAGAGGGCGCAAATATTGTGCCATTGACCAAATCCGAGCTTTAGGGACAGGCAATTGGAATGTGGGGTACGCGGGTCATGATCTGGCAACCTCCGGGACCTTAGGTCTGGTTGGCCTGACAATGCCTGTTGATGGTGGCAACCGGAACGCATGCGCTCTGATAACAGAGCTGTCACGGATCTTATCAAACACCAGAAAAACGTGAGGCTTTTGTTTTCGCCTGTCAGCGTGGTCTTTTATGCATCCAGACTAGTGGTTAAACTGTCATTTTGACCAATTCCGTGTGACAAACCACGTTCAAGATGTCGCCGCACACCAGTCATTTTGATGTGGGCTAGGCTCAAAGCGTCCCTGATGGTGAGATTGCCATACAATCGCGCTCAGGCCATTTGGCTCTCAACCATTTCATAGGAAACTCTGGGTTCATTGTTTAAGAAACTGAACGCTCGAAAAGCACTGCTCCTGGAATTGGAAACTTTGCCAAATGGGCATTGCACGCCCATAGGCAGCAAAACCTCAATCACTCTTGGCCACGCCCGCGCATAGGGCAGTTGGGAGAAGGAGAACGGACAAAAAAACGCGCACTAATTTTGCGAGCCAAAGTGTTACGCTTTTTGGCATTGGGCCAGAGTGCAATTTAATAGTTGCGCGAAGTATCTAAAATTACCATCGACGATGTTGGAGGGCAGCAACCGCTCTCATTTTCGCTTCATGGTTGCCATCCTTCAAAGAGAGGGTGGGTGTCGCCAAGCGGTAGGTCGACACGTTGACCACTGCGCGCGGCATCATAAATCGCCGTAACCAATTCGATGGATGCAGCCCCGTCATCGAACGAAACCGCTTTGTTCTTGCGCCCGCTCAAAGCCATTGCAATTTCATGGAAAAAGCCTTCGAAACCTGCAAGTTCGGCCGGTAAACTGCTCAGAACCGCGTCAAATTTTGCCTGCTCCATGGGGTCTCGCGCCACAAAGGACCAAGGCGCCGCCCCGGGCGCATAGGGATCAGATGCAGACGTGGCAGTCAGCGTTTCGAAGACGAACCGCATACGTGTTTCATCGCGTGCGGCACCAAGCGTAATGCTGCTTGTAGCAAGAGCGCCATTGGTCATTTTAAAGCTAACGGCGGCGCAGTCTTCGGTCTCTATCGGGTTCACGCGGGTAGCGGTCAGCGCGAAAACCGATGCGACGGGCCCCATGAAATGCGTCATCAGATCATGATTGTGAATGGCATGACCCAAAACTGCACCGCCTTGCTCGCCCCCCCAAGTGCCGCGCCATGGTACAGCATAGTAATCACTGCCACGCGACCAGTGAGTCTCAATTGCCGCGACCTGCGGCTTGCCCACCAAGCCCGCAGAAACCAGGCCGCGCAACTGAGCAAGCGATGGCCCCCATCGATATTGAAAAACCGGGAAAATGGATTTTCCATTGTCGTGCATAGCGGCGCGGAGCCTTTCAATATCTGCCAGGGAAGTTGCAAGGGGTTTTTCGCAGATAACGTGCTTGCCGGCTTTGAGCGCGCGCAAAGACACGCAAACGTGCAAATGAGGTGGTAGACAGATATCAATCACGTCAATTGCAGCGTCATCGAAAGAGGCTTGCAAATCGGTTTTGACTGTAAACTTGTCATCACTGCGCAGGCTTTCTGCGCGTGCGGGATCTTGATCGACGATCATTGCCACTTCGAATTCATCTGGCAATTTGCGAAAGGCGGCCAGGTGTTCGCGTCCTATGCCTGCTCCAAGTATTGCCACTCTGATCATCGGGCGGTTTCCATTGCCGGAAAACTCAAGTCCTTCGTGCTTTGTAATTGTTGCAGCGTCATTGTGGCCTCGGTACTGATTTGATCCATGCCAGAGTTGTTCATCTTAGATCAACCGCGTGTCGCACGCACAGACTCTTTTGATATATTGATTTGCATTGCGAAGCCCTGGAAATCTGACGCCACCAACATTTGGGTGGGCGTCTAACAATTGCGGCACCTCGCAGAAGCCGGTGAGACTTCAACATAATCGTTGCCGCTTTCTAACCGTTTCGCAAAGCTTCTTGTGGTGTTCAATTTCTTGTTGACCTGATGTGGACCGGTTGGGACATCAGCTGTCCGGCGTTGGCTTCAAACGGTCCTGGTTTAATCGCAACGACCAGGTCGCAGCGATAGTTCACCCGTGCACCCTGTGTAAGATGTTCTACTTTGAATAGACGAATTATTTTGTCGCTTCGCCTCTTAAAACCGGTCACTTCTGGCAAGTCTCGCGCTGGTCACGCGACAGGTGCAAGATTGGAAAATAGTGCTATCGTCCCTCTGAAAACGATCAAAGGGAGCGTAATAAGTGCATGAATTAAAAGGAACAGCGGGAAAAATCTACGAAGGCATTCGCGACTTGGCGATTGTGTCCCCGCATGGGCATTGCGATCCTGCATGGTTTGCGGTGAATGCACCGTTTCCTGACCCCGCAACGCTTTTGGTTGTCCCGGATCATTATGTTTTTCGAATGCTTTACTCACAAGGAGTCTCATTGGCGGATTTGGGCGTCGGAGCACCAGGAAAAGATGCGAACCCGCGCGATATCTTTCGTTTGTTTGCAAAGAATTGGCATTTGTTCTTAGGAACCCCCTCACGATTTTGGATGCAGTATGTGCTGACTCAAACCCTTGGCATTAGCACGGGTTTATCCGAAGATAACGCAGACCATATTTATGATCAGATTGCGGAAAAACTGGCGCTGCCTGATTTCCGTCCACGTGCGCTTTTTGATCGTTTTGACATCGAGGTTCTGGCCACAACGGATGGCGCGCTGGATGATCTGAGCCATCACAGCGCCATTCGCGACAGCGGTTGGTCTGGACGTGTTGTACCGACATTCCGCCCGGATAGTGTTCTGGATCCGAGTGATCCGCAGTTTGCTGAAAACGTCGCGCAGTTGGGGGTCGCAACAGATGAAGACACCAGTACCTTTGCCGGGTACTTGAACGCGCTGCGAAAACGCCGGCAGTTTTTCAAGGCAATGGGGGCCACGGCCACCGATCATGCGATTGAGTATATTCATACAGAATGGCAGGCGAACCCTGATGCCTTGTTTCAACGTGTCCGCACAGCGGCCAATTCGCCGCAGGATGCTCAGGCGTTTTACGGCCATATGCTGATAGAAATGGCCCAGATGTCGGTGGAAGACGGATTGGTTATGCAAATCCACGGGGGTAGCCGACGCAACACCAATCATCGCGTCCTTGCAGAATTTGGACGAGATAAGGGTGCAGATATACCCATTGCGGTGGATTGGGTGAAAGGTCTTGAGGGGTTGCTCAACCGTGTCGGCAACAGTCCTCAGTTTAAGTTGCTTTTGTTCACTTTGGACGAAACAACATATGCCCGCGAATTGGCTCCCATGGCGGGGCATTGGCCTTGTTTGCGCATTGGCCCGCCTTGGTGGTTCCATGACAGTGCTGCAGGGATCGCGCGATATTTCGATCAGGTAGTTGAAACAGCCGGGTACTTTAATCTGGCAGGTTTCAATGATGACACACGGGCGTTCCTGTCGATCCCGGCACGGCATGATTTATGGCGGCGCGGCGTAGCCGTGCATCTCGCGCAGCAGATTGATCGCGGTGTTTTTGACATGAAGAATGCGCGGGAACTTGCGCCTCTGCTGGCCAATGAATTGGCGCGCAAAGCCTACAGGTTGCAGTCATGAACCGGATTTTACATTTCGGTGTTGGAAATTTTTGCCGTGCGCATTTGGCGGATTACACGCAGGATGCAGGCGGTTGGACGATCACCGGCGTCAGTTTGCGATCCGCGTCGATCCGCGACGGGCTGAAAGCGCAGGGATATGATTACACCCTTGCGATCCAAGGGAAGGCCTCCAAGAAAATAACCGTATTCAATGATGTTTTCGTCGCGCCTGAAGATCCCGCAACTGTCTTGGAACAGATCGCGATGCCGGACGTTCACATCATTTCAGTCACCGTGACAGAGAAAGGGTATCATCTGAAACCGGACAACACGTTGGATTTTGATGATCCTTTGATCCAGTCGGATTTGACGGATGCCGCGCCCCGTTCAGTGATTGGTTTTTTGGCACGTGGACTCGCTGCGCGAGAAACGTCCGTGACAGTTCTAAGCTGTGACAATCGCGTGTCGAATGGGGACGTGCTTTGCAGGGCAGTGATGGATTTTGCAGCGCGTGCAGGATTGGCGTTGAACCCGGATCAGGCAACTTTCCCCAATAGCATGGTGGACCGGATCACACCTGCAACCTCACCGGAGTTGCGCGCAACGACTGGTGACGCGATGGCGGTGCCGACCGAGCCGTTTCGAGAATGGGTCATTGAGGACCGTTTTGCGGGACCACGACCGGATTGGCCGGATGTGTTGTTTACGAATGACGTGGCGCCGCACGAAATTCGTAAATTGCGGATGTTGAATGGTGCCCATTCGATGCTGGCCTATGCGGGCGTTTCTGCAGGATACACCTACGTACACGAAGCTATTGGCGACCCTGATTTGCGCCGCAGGACACGCGCTTTGATGCAGGAGGCGGCCCTAACGTTGACGCCGGACATGCAAGAAATTGCCCCGGATTATGCGGATGCCTTGATCGCACGTTTCGACAATCCGTACATTAATCACAGTTTGCGCCAGATCGCGATGGATGGGACGCAAAAGCTTCCTTACCGGATGTTGGACAGTCTCCGCGCATTTATTGCAATCGACAAACCTGCGCCTGCTTTGAAGGCTGGTGTTCGTGCCTGGATCACCTTTTGTCGCGAGCAGGTCGCGAATGATCAGATCATACAAGACCCGCTTGGCAACCAAATCGAACAGATCATTTCAGCAGACGGCACAGACACGGACCTTCTGAAACTGATTGGGGCCGAAGATCTGGCGGGCATCATTTTGGAATGATAGCCCCGCGATGTTGGACAACCCGGGCCGCACAATCGTGGCCCGCCATCAAAGCGTCCTTTTGTGATCGACCAGACAGAAATGCGCCGAGGTATCCGCCGTTAAAACTATCTCCGGCAGCTGTGGTATCGACAACGTTTGGCGCGGATGAATAAGATTGCTCAATGGTTTCGCCCAGCGACAGTGGGCCCATGTCGCCGCGCTTGAGTGCGCCTTTTGTTGTACCTGTCGCAAAGCGGGCGGCCACCGTATCCTCGCTTTCATCAAAAAGCGCCATTTCATCGTCGATAGATGGCAAGGCGATGTCAGCCACAGACCAGAACGCGCGGGTGATTTTTTGGGCCGTTGCCGGGTTTTCCCAAAGTTTGGGGCGGTAATTGCTGTCATAGGCCACGCGCGCGTCCGTGGTTTTGATCCACTCAATCAAGGCAAGGCGCACGTCCTGTGGCAAGATCGCAAGGGTGATCCCCGAGAGATACACAACGTCATACTCTGCCAGCACCGAAAAATCATAGGCTTCGTTTTGTTGGAACATCAAACGGGCCGCAGAGGCATTGCGCCAATAGGTAAAGGCGCGCTCACCCTGCTCATTTGTTGTGATTGCGTAAAGGCCCGGCGATTTGCCATCGATCGTGCGAATGTTGCCGCAACCGATATCTTGTGCTGCGATGAAATCCGAGATTTGCGCCGAAAACGGGTCATCGCCAAGGCAAGTAATGTAATCCACCGTCAAATCGGGTGCTGCGCGTTTGAGATAGATGGCAGTGTTGAGCGTATCGCCCGCCACGCCTACCTGCGCGGTTTGCCCTTTCATTGAAAGTTCGATCATGGCTTCGCCAACACAGGCAACACGCATTATTTTTGTTCCCTTTTCCAGATGATCAAGCCCGAAATGACGATGATCATCGCTCCTATGATCGTCCAGTGATCTGGTACGTGACTAAAGACCAGATAGCTGAGGATCGAGAGGTAAATCATGAACGAATAGGTATATGGCATCAAAGTATTCGCTGTGCCAAATCGATGCGCATTTGTCAGCAACTGATGGCCGGCCCAGCCGAAAACACCTAGGCTTATCAATACGACCCAGTCCAATAGGTTATCAGGCCATTGCCACGCCCAAACGGCCATTGGGAGCATGACTGCGGTGCCCAAAGCGCCCATGTAAAATTGCATGGTTTCGGTCGCAACCACACCTGCGAGTTTGCGAGTCATGATCGAATAGAGCGCAAGGCTCAGCGAATTGAACAGCGGCAGCAGCATGGCAATATGGAATGCTTCGCCAAAGGGACGGATGACGACCAAAACACCCGCGAACCCCAAAAGGATTGCGAACCAACGCCATGGTCCGACACGTTCCCCCAGCAATGGACCGGAAAGGGCGCAGACGATCACCGGGCTGGAGAACATGATTGCAGCGGTCACCGTCAGGGGCAGAAAGTTCAGCGCGTAGAAATTGGACAGGGTGGCCGCGACCAGTAGCAACGCGCGGCTGAGAACTTGCCAGATATGTCCGGTTTGAAACCGGTCGCGGGTCAAACCACCTTTGGCGATCACCGCGACCGAAATCACAAAATGCCCGGCATAGCGCATGAACGCCAATTGGAACGCGGAAAAACCCGCGATTACCAACCATTTTGCACCGGTATCCACCAGCGAAAACAGAAACCATGCACCCAGCATCAAGACGATGCCGAAATGGGGGCGGTCCTCTAATAGGCCCGCGGTGACAGCCATGTTACTTACTCATTTTCTGAGCGTAAAAATCGACCATTTCGCTTACCATCTTGTCACCGCGACCGGTATCCGTGGCCTCGCGCAGCGCAGACAAGGCGCATTTGGACATGATGCTTTCGACGCCTGCTTCATCGGCCATGCGGGCATAGTATCCGACGTCCTTGGCGGCATTCTTGATCGCAAATGCCAGTTGATTTGGGTCGCCGTCCACGCCGTAGCCTTTGACAAAATCCATCATCCCCGAATGCAGGGGACCTGCTGCCATCACGTCGTACACTTGTTTGCGATCAATACCGGCGACATCCGCCATGGCGAAAGCTTCGGCCACCGCATTTGCAATCGTCATGCCGACAAAGTTGTTCATCAGCTTGATCGTGTGACCGGAGCCTGACGCACCAAGGTGGAATACGTTTTCGCCAAGATCCTTAAGGACAGGTTCGACAGTATCAAACGCATTTCTGTCACCGGCCGCCATGATGTTCAGCATCCCGTCTTTAGCGTGGGATGGCGTGCGCCCCAGTGGTGCATCAAGATATTGGCCCCCGGCGGCAGCGACTTCTTCGCTCAGCGCGCGGGTGCTTCCCGGAAGCGACGTGCCAAAGTCGATGACTGTGGCCCCGTTGCGCAGTCCTGCGATCACGCCATCATCTCCGCGCATCCGACTTTCAACGCTATCGCTGGTATCCATGCAGAGCATCACGATATCGCTTGCACTTGCCACATCGCGGGCGGTGGCAACTTCCACGGCGCCCCGCGCCACGGCTGCATCGACATTGGGGCGCGAACGGTTGGCTGTGACCGTCACAGCGTATCCCTTGTCCTGAAGCCGTCCGACCATTGCTGCACCCATGAGGCCAAGGCCGATAAATCCGATTGTCGGTTGTGTCATGTTCTGTCCCTCTCGCTTGCGCGGTTATTTGATTGTGTCAAAGGCCCGTTTCTTCAGGCCTTTCTGGATTTCGTAAATTGAGATCGGCACATCTGGCTGTGGTTGTGGAATGCGCACGGGAATATTTTTTAGACGCGGGTTCAGGGTGCTGTCACCGCAGAGCATCCGGGTGTCGTAGTCTTTTATGCCGTCCCATTTAGTCATGGAACCCATGATCGGAAAAGCATCTGCCGCCATCATTTCATAAAACAGGATACGCCGTGCCCGGTCGGAGGTATTGAGCGCCGATCCATGCACAATACGTCCGTGATGAATACTGATCGACCCTGCAGGTCCGGTCAGTGCCACCGCATCCTTTGGGTCCAATCCATTTTCTTCCGGAAGCATGGCACCGGCGAATACGCCATCGACATGGTGATCGTACACGGGACCTTTGTGTGATCCGGGGTAGACCATCAGCGGACCGTTCTGGGGTGCCATGTCATCAATCAGAACACCAATTGCGAGGATGTCGTCATTGGTGTGCGGATAAAACGCATAGTCCTGATGCCATTCCACGGCAGCGCCGTATCCGGCTGATTTCATGTTGAGTTTTGTGGTGTGCAGGCGCAAATCCGGTCCGATCAGATCGCGAGCTGGCGCGAGAATGTGGTCGGAATACATCAGATCGCGCATCACATCCGAGGTGGTATGAGGCAGTTTGATGCGGCGCAGACGGGGGGCGTCAGGTTGGTGGCTGTCCTCCAGATCAAGACGGTCGTTGCTTGCGGTCATCCCGCGTGCTTCGTCTTCAAACCGGGCGATTTCGGCGTGTATTCGCGCCATCCATGCGTCCGGTATTCGGTTTTCCAGCACCATATACCCTTGTTCCTTGTAGAGTGTGACTTGTTCCGACGTGAGTGTTTCAAACATGCGCAACCTCTCGTAATCGCGGCGACAGCTGTGTCTCAATTTCCAACGTTGTAGATAGCGTTTGCATCGCGTCTGCCACATCAATCAACGGGCGCGCTCCGTCGATAACTTCAAGGAAATGATCCAGCTGTGCAGCCAGCGGCGGTTTGATGTTGACGTCGATTTCTAATTCTTTGCGCTCAGCAGCGCGGTCCCATTGCGTGCCAGACCAGAGCGTCATCGACGGGAAGCTCACCGCCCCCTCTGTCCCCATGATCCACATCATGTCCTGTCCCGTGGTGCCAATATTTGGGTTTTCGCCAGTGGCCGCTTCGAAACCCCAAGGACTAGGGGAGGTATCTGCAAAGCTGATGGTGCCCGTTGCGCCATTCGCAAAGGCGAGGGCCACCGCGCCGCTTTCAATGCGAGCGCCATCGCGCAAGCCGGTGCCGCGCAGGCCGGTGGTCGCCACAATATCACCCATGATAAATCGCAGCGTATCAATATCATGCACCAGATTGATCATGACCGGACTGCCGCCCGCAGTCCGCCAGTTCTGTTCGAAATAGGCGTCGGGTTTACGCATCGCCCAAATCAGATTGGCGCATACCGGTTTGCCAATGCGTCCCTCTGCAATCAGTCGTTTTAGCTGCCGAACAGGCGCGTGATACCTGCGGTGATGCCCGACCAGTGACCCGACGCCTGATTGTGCAATCGCTTGCGCAAGTTTCTGCGCCTCGGCCATATCAGAGGTCACCGGTTTTTCGATCAACATGGGCCAGCCGCGACTGGCCGTATAAATACCGTGTTGCGCGTGCAACCCGGTGGGCGTTGCAATGATGACGCCATCCACTGGACCCGTGACGTCAATCATATCGGCGTACCGCGCAAGGTGCGGCTCAATCGATTGATCAGGATCAACCAAACCAACCAAAGTGCACTTGGGATGGGCCTCCACCGCTTCCACATGGCGGATGCCGATCAGCCCGCCGCCAACAACAAGGATGCGTTTCACATCACCGCCCCGATTTGCCACGGTACGAATTCATAATCGCCCAAACCCTGCGCCTCGGATTTTGTTGCCTCGCCACTTGCCACGCGCAGGAACGTTTCGTAGATTTCGCGCCCCTTTTCCTCGACGCTGACGCTTTCGGTCAGGATGGTGCCCGCATCAATGTCCATATCCTCGACCATGCGCTTGGCCATGGCTGAATTGGTGGCGACCTTGATGGTCGGGCTGGGCTTTGACCCAAAGGCCGAACCACGACCCGTTGTAAAGCACACAAGGTTGCACCCGCCCGCGATTTGTCCTGTCACACTGGCGGGATCATAACCGGGGCTGTCCATGAAGGTGAAACCCCGCGCGCGCACGGGTTCGGCGTATTTGTAAACACCGTTCAATGGGCTGGTGCCGCCCTTGGCCGCCGCACCCAGCGATTTTTCGAGGATCGTGGTCAACCCGCCCGCCTTGTTGCCCGGTGAGGGGTTGT
This genomic interval from Paracoccaceae bacterium contains the following:
- a CDS encoding Gfo/Idh/MocA family oxidoreductase; translation: MKRILVVGGGLIGIRHVEAVEAHPKCTLVGLVDPDQSIEPHLARYADMIDVTGPVDGVIIATPTGLHAQHGIYTASRGWPMLIEKPVTSDMAEAQKLAQAIAQSGVGSLVGHHRRYHAPVRQLKRLIAEGRIGKPVCANLIWAMRKPDAYFEQNWRTAGGSPVMINLVHDIDTLRFIMGDIVATTGLRGTGLRDGARIESGAVALAFANGATGTISFADTSPSPWGFEAATGENPNIGTTGQDMMWIMGTEGAVSFPSMTLWSGTQWDRAAERKELEIDVNIKPPLAAQLDHFLEVIDGARPLIDVADAMQTLSTTLEIETQLSPRLREVAHV
- the uxaC gene encoding glucuronate isomerase, whose translation is MHELKGTAGKIYEGIRDLAIVSPHGHCDPAWFAVNAPFPDPATLLVVPDHYVFRMLYSQGVSLADLGVGAPGKDANPRDIFRLFAKNWHLFLGTPSRFWMQYVLTQTLGISTGLSEDNADHIYDQIAEKLALPDFRPRALFDRFDIEVLATTDGALDDLSHHSAIRDSGWSGRVVPTFRPDSVLDPSDPQFAENVAQLGVATDEDTSTFAGYLNALRKRRQFFKAMGATATDHAIEYIHTEWQANPDALFQRVRTAANSPQDAQAFYGHMLIEMAQMSVEDGLVMQIHGGSRRNTNHRVLAEFGRDKGADIPIAVDWVKGLEGLLNRVGNSPQFKLLLFTLDETTYARELAPMAGHWPCLRIGPPWWFHDSAAGIARYFDQVVETAGYFNLAGFNDDTRAFLSIPARHDLWRRGVAVHLAQQIDRGVFDMKNARELAPLLANELARKAYRLQS
- a CDS encoding Gfo/Idh/MocA family oxidoreductase, whose amino-acid sequence is MIRVAILGAGIGREHLAAFRKLPDEFEVAMIVDQDPARAESLRSDDKFTVKTDLQASFDDAAIDVIDICLPPHLHVCVSLRALKAGKHVICEKPLATSLADIERLRAAMHDNGKSIFPVFQYRWGPSLAQLRGLVSAGLVGKPQVAAIETHWSRGSDYYAVPWRGTWGGEQGGAVLGHAIHNHDLMTHFMGPVASVFALTATRVNPIETEDCAAVSFKMTNGALATSSITLGAARDETRMRFVFETLTATSASDPYAPGAAPWSFVARDPMEQAKFDAVLSSLPAELAGFEGFFHEIAMALSGRKNKAVSFDDGAASIELVTAIYDAARSGQRVDLPLGDTHPLFEGWQP
- a CDS encoding sugar kinase; protein product: MRVACVGEAMIELSMKGQTAQVGVAGDTLNTAIYLKRAAPDLTVDYITCLGDDPFSAQISDFIAAQDIGCGNIRTIDGKSPGLYAITTNEQGERAFTYWRNASAARLMFQQNEAYDFSVLAEYDVVYLSGITLAILPQDVRLALIEWIKTTDARVAYDSNYRPKLWENPATAQKITRAFWSVADIALPSIDDEMALFDESEDTVAARFATGTTKGALKRGDMGPLSLGETIEQSYSSAPNVVDTTAAGDSFNGGYLGAFLSGRSQKDALMAGHDCAARVVQHRGAIIPK
- a CDS encoding DMT family transporter, which gives rise to MAVTAGLLEDRPHFGIVLMLGAWFLFSLVDTGAKWLVIAGFSAFQLAFMRYAGHFVISVAVIAKGGLTRDRFQTGHIWQVLSRALLLVAATLSNFYALNFLPLTVTAAIMFSSPVIVCALSGPLLGERVGPWRWFAILLGFAGVLVVIRPFGEAFHIAMLLPLFNSLSLALYSIMTRKLAGVVATETMQFYMGALGTAVMLPMAVWAWQWPDNLLDWVVLISLGVFGWAGHQLLTNAHRFGTANTLMPYTYSFMIYLSILSYLVFSHVPDHWTIIGAMIIVISGLIIWKREQK
- a CDS encoding mannitol dehydrogenase family protein, yielding MNRILHFGVGNFCRAHLADYTQDAGGWTITGVSLRSASIRDGLKAQGYDYTLAIQGKASKKITVFNDVFVAPEDPATVLEQIAMPDVHIISVTVTEKGYHLKPDNTLDFDDPLIQSDLTDAAPRSVIGFLARGLAARETSVTVLSCDNRVSNGDVLCRAVMDFAARAGLALNPDQATFPNSMVDRITPATSPELRATTGDAMAVPTEPFREWVIEDRFAGPRPDWPDVLFTNDVAPHEIRKLRMLNGAHSMLAYAGVSAGYTYVHEAIGDPDLRRRTRALMQEAALTLTPDMQEIAPDYADALIARFDNPYINHSLRQIAMDGTQKLPYRMLDSLRAFIAIDKPAPALKAGVRAWITFCREQVANDQIIQDPLGNQIEQIISADGTDTDLLKLIGAEDLAGIILE
- the rmuC gene encoding DNA recombination protein RmuC; translated protein: MIEIAGQVFALDDPLVIAAAAGASVVLLFFVLLIMAVRAAGQSAKMSAPLTQQLGVLGQHVQQLGAGQEQLRGGLQTVSDTQANAQTQVIQTVEARLATVQQQMQDRLADNALRSARSLSEMQERMKEALHGSSKQTTTSLTQLQERLAAIDKAQDNITKLSGDVLSLQDILSNKQTRGAFGEIQLHDIVSKALPKDSFSLQHTLSNGRRADCLIHLPNPPGPIVIDSKFPLEAYEALRAAETDWDLKEAMAKMKVAVTKHILDISNKYILEGETADGALMFLPSEAVYAELHANFPDLVRKGFDARVWIVSPTTCMATLNTMRAILKDARMREQAGAIRSELAKLVADVDRLGTRVGNLDRHFSQASKDIEEIKISSDKAGKRAHRLDNFDFEELSAEEGANIVPLTKSEL
- a CDS encoding phytanoyl-CoA dioxygenase family protein is translated as MFETLTSEQVTLYKEQGYMVLENRIPDAWMARIHAEIARFEDEARGMTASNDRLDLEDSHQPDAPRLRRIKLPHTTSDVMRDLMYSDHILAPARDLIGPDLRLHTTKLNMKSAGYGAAVEWHQDYAFYPHTNDDILAIGVLIDDMAPQNGPLMVYPGSHKGPVYDHHVDGVFAGAMLPEENGLDPKDAVALTGPAGSISIHHGRIVHGSALNTSDRARRILFYEMMAADAFPIMGSMTKWDGIKDYDTRMLCGDSTLNPRLKNIPVRIPQPQPDVPISIYEIQKGLKKRAFDTIK